From the Spirochaetaceae bacterium genome, the window TGTCATCATAATGCCCCCACATAGCAACAATTTTAACTATATTTTCATCTTTATAAACTTCATAAACAATCCTATGTTTATTATTAAGCCTACGAGAAAACCGGTTCTTATGTCCGTGTAATTTTTCAAACCTGTGTTTTATTTGGTAAGGGTCAGTCCTTAATATTTGGATTATATCTTTCAAATTTTTAAGCATAACAGGTTGGCTTTGTTTAATAAATTCATAATCTTTAACGGCATCTTTTGTATAGACTATTTTATAACTCATCTATTAGAAGACATTCCTCTAAAGGTGTATTAAAACCTTTTTCAATCTTAGCCCAAAGCTCAGGGTTACTCATTAAATAGATGGTTTCCTTAAAGCCAGAAAGTTCTTCCTCTGAAAAAACAAATATTTTTTTCGTATTCCCCTTTGCTTTTGCTGCTGCTATTATTTCTTCTTGCCAATTTAAATTATTCGCTATAGCTACAGTTGTCATAAAATATTTTCCTTAATTATTTTCATTGTAAATTAAAATTTAATTTTTTTATTTATCCAAACTTATTCTCGCCTAAGTTCGGCCTCTAATAACCTGCTGGCCTCTTCGGGGTTAGCCTGCCCCTTACTCTTTTTCATTACCATACCCATTAAAAACTTAAGGGCATTGCTTTTACCGGCGGCATAGTCGCTGATAGCCTGCGGATTTTCGGCCAGTACTTCGGCAATAAAGCTTTTAATTACAGTTTCATCGTTTACGTTAGTAAAGTTAAGCTCTTTTATTAAGATGATGGGCTCTTTGCCGGTGCTAAACATCACTTCAAATAACTCTTTAGCCTGTTTACCATTAACTTTACCTTCCTCTATTAAATTAACTAAAGCGGCTAACCCCGACGGCGGGATACTTTGCGGCGAGGTAATAGTTAAACCTGCTGTTTTTAATTTTCCTAACAGCTCGGTGAGCAGCCAGTTGGCTAATCTTTTAGGGTTTGCACAAGCGTTAAGGGCCTCTTCATAATAATTTACCAACTCGCGCTCGGCAGTTAAGGTTTCTACATCAAAATCTGATAACCCATAGCTGGCCTTAAGCCGTCTTCTTTTAGCTAAAGGCAGCTCGCCCACCTTAGCTTGCAGCTGCTTTAGCCATTCTGCGTTAAGGGTGGTAGTTTTTAAATCGGGCTCGGGACAAAAACGGTAATCGTCTAATATTCCTTTTTTACGCATAAAAATGGTGCTTTCACTGCTGTCATCGTAACGGCGGGTAGTTTTAATACCATTAGGGTGGCTCATAGTGATGCCGGTTTCTTGCCACTCTTTAAGCTGACGGCTTATTTCGTAATTAATAGCTTGTTTAATAGCTTTAAAGCTATTCATATTTTTAACTTCGGCGATGGGAGTTTTGTAAACCTGCCCATCTTTATGGATATGCAAATTAATGTTAGCATCTAAGCGCAGACTGCCTTCTTCCATATCGCCGTTGCCTATGCCGGTGTACCGCACCAGCTCACGCAGCGCCATTGCATAAGCTACCGCCTCATTGGCGTTGCTAATTTCGGGCTGGCTAACCACCTCTAGCAGCGGGGCTCCGCAGCGGTTGTAATCGAGATAAATTTCGCCGCTATCTTCCAGCTTGAGGGTTTTAC encodes:
- a CDS encoding Txe/YoeB family addiction module toxin → MSYKIVYTKDAVKDYEFIKQSQPVMLKNLKDIIQILRTDPYQIKHRFEKLHGHKNRFSRRLNNKHRIVYEVYKDENIVKIVAMWGHYDDN
- the gatB gene encoding Asp-tRNA(Asn)/Glu-tRNA(Gln) amidotransferase subunit GatB, yielding MSNLFTDSTSGLQYKVVIGMESHVQVLSQSKAFCGCANSYGGIPNSRTCPSCLALPGALPRVNKRLFEAAIMLGQAFGCTINKQTGFARKSYSYPDLTKGYQITQTAPICTGGAIEIELDGGVKHIHLVGLHMEEDVGKTLKLEDSGEIYLDYNRCGAPLLEVVSQPEISNANEAVAYAMALRELVRYTGIGNGDMEEGSLRLDANINLHIHKDGQVYKTPIAEVKNMNSFKAIKQAINYEISRQLKEWQETGITMSHPNGIKTTRRYDDSSESTIFMRKKGILDDYRFCPEPDLKTTTLNAEWLKQLQAKVGELPLAKRRRLKASYGLSDFDVETLTAERELVNYYEEALNACANPKRLANWLLTELLGKLKTAGLTITSPQSIPPSGLAALVNLIEEGKVNGKQAKELFEVMFSTGKEPIILIKELNFTNVNDETVIKSFIAEVLAENPQAISDYAAGKSNALKFLMGMVMKKSKGQANPEEASRLLEAELRRE